Proteins co-encoded in one Leptolyngbya sp. FACHB-261 genomic window:
- the dpdG gene encoding protein DpdG: MSVLKEGAYTVPSRVIGIYNYLIKAKGHQENREKLYQVLSPISLLMSLNKKKQDVSSNLDEIPEEEIKKDPHKMIKAVTRQCINMGLLIEDDASIKLNPEINKKDSLPSIVVNLFLSPDNCENHDFARVIAWYLAQNFYDAPGNWEETETQLRQQVGDGLLELNDTRYGQFEDWSCYLGFCWRNSLSKKPVLVPDPTVYLRYNLKRLFNNQVNQQLPLAEFINRLGKYCPIFETGQFREEIEQQIELREPNHLSGVTSIALRRLEDEGSIRLEKLSDAPVLLLTAGFGDPGISHITWLGSKTNGGQS, translated from the coding sequence ATGAGTGTTTTAAAGGAAGGTGCCTACACAGTTCCCAGTCGTGTCATTGGAATTTACAACTATCTCATCAAGGCTAAAGGTCATCAAGAGAATCGAGAGAAGCTTTATCAAGTTCTGTCTCCTATAAGTCTTTTGATGAGCCTAAACAAAAAGAAACAAGATGTTTCCAGTAATCTTGATGAGATACCAGAAGAGGAAATTAAGAAAGATCCTCATAAAATGATTAAAGCTGTTACCAGACAGTGTATTAATATGGGACTTCTGATTGAGGACGATGCGAGTATCAAGCTTAATCCAGAAATCAATAAAAAAGATTCATTGCCGTCTATTGTTGTCAATCTTTTTCTGTCGCCAGACAATTGCGAAAATCACGATTTTGCCAGAGTTATAGCTTGGTATTTAGCTCAGAATTTTTATGATGCACCTGGAAACTGGGAAGAGACAGAGACACAATTACGTCAACAAGTTGGCGATGGATTACTTGAACTTAATGATACTCGTTATGGACAGTTTGAGGATTGGAGTTGTTATTTAGGATTTTGTTGGCGAAATTCTTTGTCCAAAAAACCAGTCTTAGTTCCAGATCCTACAGTTTATCTGAGGTATAACCTGAAACGACTATTTAATAACCAAGTTAACCAGCAACTCCCTTTAGCAGAATTCATTAATCGACTGGGAAAATACTGTCCCATATTTGAGACAGGTCAGTTTCGTGAGGAAATCGAACAGCAAATTGAATTAAGAGAACCAAATCATCTTTCAGGTGTCACGTCAATTGCTCTACGTCGTTTAGAAGATGAAGGAAGCATTAGGCTAGAGAAACTTTCAGATGCACCAGTATTGCTATTAACCGCTGGCTTTGGAGATCCAGGTATCTCCCATATTACGTGGCTTGGCAGTAAAACAAATGGAGGACAGTCATGA
- the dpdH gene encoding protein DpdH, with protein MTFSKYVCWKTDMVRQVMDVEATQPEDHIFLATHHPTKMYRQNLTEAQSRIPYDGERLLKDFLETPDFAFVPILGTSGTGKSHLIRWLYTRLKGIRKEPHYRVLLIPKVGTNLRDILERILTGIEGSEFDEYRSRLRQATNTLTEAEAREQLLANLAISVGLSGKSNISYLSEIEYEVAKGLPDLLRDPYFTEQFWLKPKGIIERLVTHILGTQNRVEDVEERRGFSVEDLPTGILNRERASEKARDFYTHLDNDFIPKQEVVEWLNRHLDAAIAKVLNLGREDLQRLMLDVRRALARQGVELILLIEDFAKLQGIDREVLEAVLARPQQIEGEPLCAMRTALACTTGYFQGLIDTVRTRTDFSVNLDIETVDEQSLVTQTDVQQLASRYLNAARLSNEEIQAWLRDTDEETGQPYHSVPNACLDCDYRPACHAGFGQIDGVGLYPFNAKAIERMRARVNTGVFNPRTLIKNVLRYILEYHRSDLEEGRFPSPLLLAHFRGSPLSTIITQNIKSTDTPDNASRREALLNLWTDGSELCDLPPEVHAAFDLRPLGIQVQKPVITTTSTRAKTVTATFVVTPTTVTPTTPVVEAIGTVSLPTKLAEQLQALDEWRTGTPLPQLVAQALRPLVFDAINTRTDWAAALLLRNQFVEKAFKSTNIVFRNDFKGRNASSSDNASLRLTKGINLILPAEDSDLGDTTFTLQAILLYHHYKHWRFDNGAAYFRTYARKLEEWSNFVLSEIPKIPAKSSTVLDPVPAVVELLAIASRMAGRSTESLEKRINAIFMDLEKVDVAHRADSWQKLFNTLKKHQPKLREILDARIPCTKGGSTRLQVIDTAQLLTPLNEIVKDWQPKVNVSEVSINPPFDVIGETRKAVDTLLDQAVREEQERQLAFYQQVVQELGEDFSKQNIISSLEQAVAQAKNAGVFRSPNSASLEAAINDFRGAQLNAYLKSMRDIQGEEDIGVLLSQLSTISPKPVEILSNFLKQAKEFLGRSLTAATTEIENLRATGSSDLESTYLATENSLQELQNLANEIKGEAQC; from the coding sequence ATGACATTCAGCAAGTATGTATGCTGGAAAACAGATATGGTTCGCCAAGTCATGGATGTCGAGGCGACTCAACCGGAAGATCACATTTTTTTAGCGACACATCATCCCACTAAAATGTATCGCCAGAATCTCACGGAGGCACAATCACGTATCCCATACGATGGAGAGAGACTTTTAAAGGATTTTTTAGAAACACCAGATTTTGCTTTTGTGCCAATTCTAGGTACTTCCGGTACTGGGAAATCACATCTGATTCGCTGGCTATACACCCGTCTTAAGGGCATCCGTAAAGAGCCTCATTACCGAGTTCTGTTGATTCCAAAAGTAGGGACAAACCTGAGAGACATTCTTGAACGAATCTTGACTGGTATTGAAGGCTCCGAGTTTGATGAGTACCGGAGCCGTTTACGGCAGGCGACAAATACTTTAACAGAAGCTGAAGCACGTGAACAACTGCTGGCAAACTTAGCGATTTCTGTTGGTTTGAGTGGGAAAAGTAATATTTCATACCTCTCAGAAATAGAATATGAAGTTGCAAAAGGATTGCCAGATTTATTACGCGATCCATACTTTACTGAACAATTTTGGTTAAAGCCTAAAGGCATTATTGAGCGCCTAGTGACTCACATCTTAGGTACTCAGAACCGTGTTGAAGATGTAGAAGAACGACGCGGTTTTTCAGTCGAAGATTTGCCTACGGGAATTCTTAATAGAGAGAGGGCAAGTGAAAAAGCCCGTGACTTCTATACCCATCTCGATAACGACTTTATTCCCAAACAGGAGGTCGTCGAATGGTTAAACAGGCATTTAGACGCAGCGATCGCGAAAGTGCTTAATCTAGGTCGTGAAGATCTGCAGCGACTTATGCTGGATGTGCGTCGTGCCTTAGCAAGACAAGGAGTAGAACTAATTCTACTGATTGAAGATTTTGCCAAACTTCAAGGAATCGATCGCGAAGTTTTGGAAGCTGTACTCGCACGGCCTCAACAGATTGAAGGGGAACCCCTCTGTGCAATGCGAACAGCGCTAGCTTGTACAACAGGCTACTTCCAAGGCTTGATTGACACAGTTCGTACCCGCACAGATTTTAGTGTGAATCTGGACATTGAGACTGTCGATGAGCAATCCCTAGTAACTCAAACGGATGTGCAACAATTAGCATCTCGCTATCTCAACGCAGCTCGGCTTAGCAATGAAGAGATTCAGGCATGGCTAAGAGATACGGATGAAGAGACGGGGCAACCTTACCATTCCGTGCCAAATGCTTGCCTGGATTGTGACTACAGACCTGCCTGTCACGCTGGTTTTGGGCAAATTGATGGTGTTGGCCTGTATCCTTTTAACGCTAAAGCCATTGAGCGAATGCGCGCTCGCGTGAATACAGGAGTGTTCAATCCTCGCACTTTGATCAAGAATGTACTGAGGTACATCTTGGAGTATCACCGGTCTGACCTTGAGGAAGGGCGTTTTCCCTCCCCCTTGTTACTGGCTCACTTCAGAGGAAGTCCGCTTAGTACGATAATCACTCAAAATATTAAGAGTACAGATACTCCTGACAATGCTTCCCGTAGGGAAGCCCTACTCAACCTTTGGACAGACGGTAGTGAATTATGTGATCTTCCGCCTGAGGTTCACGCAGCGTTTGATTTGCGTCCACTAGGTATTCAAGTTCAAAAACCAGTTATCACGACGACTTCAACCCGAGCTAAGACCGTCACAGCTACCTTTGTTGTTACCCCTACTACAGTTACTCCGACGACTCCAGTAGTTGAGGCGATAGGAACAGTCAGTCTTCCCACCAAGTTGGCTGAACAACTTCAAGCGTTAGATGAATGGCGAACAGGCACCCCACTGCCCCAGTTGGTTGCTCAAGCTCTTCGCCCTCTCGTTTTTGATGCAATCAATACAAGAACTGATTGGGCTGCTGCCTTGCTACTCCGCAATCAGTTCGTGGAGAAGGCATTTAAATCTACCAACATTGTTTTTCGCAATGATTTCAAAGGTAGAAATGCTAGTTCGTCTGATAATGCGTCATTACGGCTCACAAAAGGTATCAATTTGATCCTTCCTGCCGAGGATTCCGACTTAGGGGACACCACTTTCACCCTTCAAGCGATTCTCCTGTATCATCACTACAAGCATTGGCGGTTTGACAACGGAGCGGCTTACTTCCGTACCTACGCAAGAAAGTTAGAGGAGTGGAGCAACTTCGTTCTAAGTGAGATTCCTAAGATTCCGGCGAAATCGAGTACTGTTTTGGATCCTGTGCCAGCAGTTGTAGAGCTTTTAGCGATCGCAAGCCGAATGGCAGGACGTTCTACAGAATCTCTAGAGAAGCGCATTAACGCTATCTTCATGGATTTAGAAAAGGTTGATGTTGCTCACCGTGCCGACAGTTGGCAGAAGTTGTTTAACACACTAAAGAAGCATCAACCTAAGCTACGGGAGATTCTCGATGCTCGAATTCCCTGTACAAAAGGAGGCTCCACTCGACTTCAAGTAATTGATACAGCACAACTTCTGACTCCTCTTAATGAGATTGTCAAAGATTGGCAACCAAAAGTAAACGTTTCGGAAGTCAGTATTAATCCACCTTTTGATGTCATTGGTGAAACACGTAAAGCAGTAGACACACTTTTAGATCAGGCCGTTCGGGAGGAGCAAGAGCGACAACTTGCGTTCTATCAACAGGTTGTACAGGAATTAGGAGAAGATTTTTCTAAGCAGAACATAATTAGCTCACTTGAACAAGCAGTGGCTCAAGCAAAAAATGCGGGGGTTTTCCGTTCACCGAACTCAGCAAGTTTAGAGGCAGCGATTAATGATTTTCGAGGTGCTCAGTTAAATGCATATCTGAAGTCAATGCGAGACATTCAAGGGGAGGAAGATATCGGAGTTCTTCTTTCACAACTAAGTACAATTTCCCCAAAGCCAGTTGAAATTTTATCCAATTTCTTGAAGCAGGCAAAGGAGTTTTTGGGACGCTCACTTACTGCTGCAACTACAGAGATTGAAAACTTACGAGCTACAGGTAGTAGTGATCTCGAATCAACCTATTTAGCCACTGAGAACTCACTCCAAGAACTTCAAAATTTAGCGAATGAAATAAAGGGAGAAGCCCAATGCTAA